The genomic window CTTGTTTAGTGTTCTTCCCACCACCTTATATCGATTCAGTCGTTTGGGCTTTAGGTATATAGCTTGACAGAAATATGTTTCGAAGTATAATCTGAAGGTTTATGTTCGATATGAAATCCGAAATGAAGAGGCCAAGGCGCACGCGGACTTGGCTCGAGCTGACCAATCTACGAGGGTGCCATGGGTCTCTCCTCCCTTCATCTCTCCTCCAAAGGAAAGGGCGGCTAGGGTACCCGTCCCCTATCGGCAGTGACGCTGATTTGCCTTGTCTTCGGTGGTTTTAGGGCCATGGTGACGCGGTGGATCCCGGTCCTTACCCGCTGGAGGGCTCTGTTTTTTTGTGTTTCTTTgagtttttgttagggtttgtatcCTGCTCAGTAaagcgagacggcggcggcttctTGAACGTGGAATAAGGTATTCCCCGCCTAGCCCCATTTCATGGTGTGTTTAGCATCGTTgaacgtgtggaggtgtgtcttcagCGGATATCGTGAGATTCGGTTagtggttgtctttggtggatctgctcGGATCCGGTCTTCCTTTGTTTACGTCCTTGTGTCTTTTGGATCCTTCTGCTTTACGCTTCTCtttatcggcggcggttgctgttctggtgcgctagtCATATGGGGCCTTAACACAATGAATTTCCGAGTGTTTATTACAACAAATTTTGCTCGGCTCctacgagggaggggcgatgatgtgGCGCGCCTTCGACTCGCTTCAATGCTCGTAATCGTTggtaggtggtctacggatctgaataTAGTTTTATTATTTTCGACGTTCGCtatactgccatgattgaaaatgaatagatcgaaagttttttcATGAAATGAAAACAGGGTGCCACGGCCGGCAGTGTCCTGCAACCGTAAACAAGCTGCTGCATAGCCAAACAGGCATGTGCACCACACCACCACACATGGTAGGGTACGCCCTTGAGCGACTCCTAGAGCGGCGAGACCGATCTCCAGTGCGGCCGTTCCCAcgtctctccctcctccattttcatTAGTACTGAAAGGTGTGTTCAGCCGCTTATTAGGTGCCCCGTGCGACATCTGGCATTGGAGCCTGATAAGGAGACGCCAGCGACAGCGAGAGGAGAGCCATCTGGCGAGACAAGTATGGCGCCGCTTGCTTGCCCGAGGGCGTCTGTTCCTGCACATGAGCTGAACGTGCAGTAGGCGTCTGGGACTGGGAGTATGTAGACACAAACGATAAGACAGTTAGACACTGCAGTGATGTGAATATAGGATTTGACCAGAGAGCAGTGTGGCAAAGTACGTTCGCGTAAAACCAGCTACATTTCTGTACTATCACATCGAAAACAATGGGCTCGCTTGGCCCGGCAGCAGGGCGTAAACCAGCTCGACCCCTgtcagagcatctacagccggccTTCTCGCAACCGTCTCACGATCCGGCCGGACGGATAGTCATTAAGGGCATGTAAAATGGTACTATCTTAGAAGTGacatgtaggataaatgatgaagTGGAGGAGAAAGAACTCggaagaaaaggcttgtcttctcttatttaagataagacaagagatgatcttttagtacaatatgtctcaccacgtttttaggaataactagttattaaAGATAAGGCTAAGAAATGACCCATTATAGACATCTTtatttgtcatctctaaattacatgcaagacttaagataagactatcttatcaaccattgtacatgccctaaccaGTCTAAGAAATTTAACCTAGACGGATGCCTCAAACGTCCGGGTTGACCGGCACTCTCATATCCAGTCCAAATATGAAACGGATATGAGGCGTTCGGGCGCGTTCACCGACACTGCTGCAGGTCGTAACGGTCCCACGTGTAGCTATTGAAGCTCCCTCTTCTCTCATCGGTGTACCCAAATTTTAGTCCCACATCACCGCGCGAGGCGGACGCCATCCGACTTAAATAGCCGCGCCGACAGATGGCGGCAAGCTTCTCTATTGTTGCATAGGTCAATCAATTCTCGCTGTGTGAACGAGATAACTTAGACACTAGATTGCATCTCATCAACTGATGATTGTTCATCTAGTGTCAAGTTCGTCTCGTTCATATACATTGACACCCCTACTACAATGATAGTGGATTTTTATTTAGTTCATTGAGTTGTATCAACACATTGTGATCAAAAAAAGTAATACTGACATGAATGTTTTCCTCGTCAAGGAAATTTATGGTGACAGTATATCTTCTTAACAAAGAATGCAATGATGTCATATACGTTTTGACAACCCCGCCGGCCCAAGACGGACCTGATGATCATCGTGCATGGCCCTGCACGTAATAGTTGTTTTAAAAATAAGATATGTGGTTGCAAATGATAAAATTTGAGGCTCGTCCGGTCACTGTCCACATGTGTGTCTGTAGACGTTTGAGGGCCCGAATTTACAGGTTTCAACGGTAGATGCTCTCTATTACTacctctgtctcaaaatataagaatatttttaacactacactagtgccaaaaatattcttatattatgggacggatgaAGTAGTTAGCACACGCGCACCAGCCGGTTTCGTCCGACACTTAACCGTCAGACAGCGTCGCTCCATCAGACAGAATCTTGATTGACAATATTGGTTTGTTTGGCGCGAGCCAGATATTTCGCGCATAAGATTCGCCATGGATCCTCGTGGTTTTGCGCTGGATCATGTACCCACGGCCCTCTTCCTTTTTCTCCTTACCGCGATGTAGGAGTAGTACTCGAAGGGGAGATGCATGCATGATTGCATATCCATTTCGACCAATGGCGAGCTCGATTAAGATCGAGGAATGGTGGATAGGGACGTGGGAGCCTCGCTCTCGGAGATCGACCGGTAGGTCGGGGGAGGCCGCCCGCAGCCCTGTGCCGGCGGCATGCACAGAGCACAGTGGCCTCGATGAGCCTGTTCCCTGTCTATTGGTCCGTGGATTAAGGCCCTTGAATGCGTGAGCACCCAAGCCCAGCAGCGCAGTCCGCGTTAAGTACAATCAAGGCTGCACGTACGACTACGATCTAAACCCAATTGATGCCTCCATCTGAACGCGAGAAAGGCGCTCAGCAGTGATTAGTGGGCGAGGAACACATGCAGCACGCAGGCAGGCACTGCAGATAAGTGCGAATTGGTTTATCTAAAAGAAAGGTACATAAAATATGGTACTCCTATCCAGAAGATAATTAAGCTGCAAACAGGCCTGCAGCTTGGCGGGAGAAAATTAAGCTGCAGACACGCCTTGGGTACACAGTGCGCGCACTAACAAGAAACCATGGGCTGACTGGTTTACAGCGGCTCGGGGAGCTGGCCATCCGTGGCATCTGAACAAGACTGCACGCAATGACAAAACACATTGCGTTCGTGAGACTCACTCAGGCTTAGCTTAGCTAGCTGTCTTCACACTGTTGGCCTTAATACGGTATGCAGTGCATGGCGCTGCTACTGTGCTAGTACATACGAGCCGAAGTCGATCTGAAGGCAACAGAAGAATAGGCCCAGTCGAATCCGGATGCTTCTGCCTTACGCTCCCAGCAAGTTCAGTGTATGATTGTATTGTATGCCCGTATGATCAGGCCGGGTCGACAGCACACGTCTATCTAGATTGGCGTGACGTGCTCGCTGGTTTCTCGATGGACCCGTACAGGGATGGAGACTGATAGAGGATTAGGTTCAGTCGCGATCCGTAATGGGAGGAGGGATCGAGGCTCTTTAGTCGTGTGATCAGTAGTAATTAACACTGATCACGATGACGACAAACTGGTGCCTGACAAGCAGAAAATGACGGTGCTAGGCAGTAAGCACCCGGCCAAAGGGCCGGACATCGCTCCCTGTTAGCACTCGTGGCAGAGGGAATCGGTTGTCAGTAAAAGACAATCACCGTCCGAGAGAGATCACCAAGCTTGATTGAGCTGCTCAGAAAAGCAGAGCTGCAAGAAAATTGAGCTACTGGCTAAAATTCAGGAACATTGATTGCCTCGTAAGCTGATGGAGCAATCGAGTCGAGTGGTGTCATCCCGTCCCGTTCCGTTGTGAAGGCGACGCTCGTTTGCTCCGTCCCGTTCGTTCGTTCTCCGGGGGAGCAACTCATCACGTGGCCGGTCGGACGAGCGACGGATGCCGACCTCCGGCACGAGATGGCCACAGCTCAACAACGACCGGCCGACCGCCGAGCGCGGTGGCCGACGGCAGACCAGACGCTCGCGCGGCAGCCTGCATGAACGTACGTGGCTGCTACCATGCCCGGACGATCGAGGTCGCGCCCGCACGCGGAGGTTCAGCTGAAGCATCACCTGCCCTTTTCGGCGCGATGGTTGGTCGGTCGGTCCCCTTGGCCTGGCCACGCCTCGTACTTCCGGACAAAATGATTGCGAGGTCGCAGGTCAGCCATGACGCGGATCGGCGGAGAGCAAGCAGCATCAGTGGAACGTCGCTGCCGGATGACTCGGCACTTCCAGCCTTTCCGGATTGGTGACGTGGAGATAAACtatagaaggagaagaagaaaaaatatctTGTTCGCACTGTTTCACGAGCCCAAGACGACAAAGCCCAGAGCCACAAGAGACCACGCTAAAATATCTTCTAGTCTCAGCGGGAAGCCACAGCGCTCGACCCCACTCATTCGTCAGCGGGGAACGCAAGCGGCACCCCGtcttgtttagtcccacctcgcctagcgAGGGAGCGTTCGACCGGCTTAAATAGCCAGCTCCACCTTCCAACTCGCCGAGCTCAGTCACGCGAGCTTGTAACCCGAGTGGGGGCTTTGAGGTGGTGTGAACGCTGGTGCAGCGCTGTGGGCCTTGTTTGGGCTGTGCTACTGCTGGCCCGTCCGTTCCAAGTTGAGTAGTGGACTGCTGCGGCCTGTGCGAAAGCTGGGCCTCACGGGCCATAATGTGGCAGGCACAGCGTTAGGCTGGCCTCACAGAGCAGCGACAACTGCCCGCTTCCAACGGTGGAAGGATAACGGGCCGCTGCACACCTGGGCCGCTTGGGCCTCACAGCCTGCTCCAGCGAACCACCATTTTTTTTTATCCTGCTTGTGTGATCATTTTGAAATTCCTCACTCTTCTGCATCCTTATCTGCCTCCTATTTTTTTTACATACTACAAAAACATTTGCTAGTACCATTGAGACTTCATCATATTTTCAATCACACCATTTTATCATTCTACATCCATCTGCAAACATATGACAATCCTCCCACAAACATGTTCACGTTTAAACCATACGTAGAATGCCTTGGATACAAGACACCAGAAAGCGAAAAACATGGAGATCCGGTCTTGTCCTAGACAGCAGCACATGTAGCCGATCCGGCAATCCCACATATTATTGACTCAATGTCACGGGGTGAAGCACTATTTAAGGAACTATATCGGACATGAGCAAGAGCAACACCTCAAATGGCACCAGCTGATTGTTCTTCGCTTCTCCTGACCCGCTTCCCAAGCAACACAGATAAAAGCCCTAATAACTGGTCTCCTCCAAAATTTCAGAAAAGGATTCTGCTGGTTCAGGGGAATGAAAAGAGTGTATCGACATTTTCTTCAGGTGACCAAGTTCCCAGTGGCAGTTATCTGGGATCCCTATCAGAATATATAGTAGCAACTGGTAGTTCATGCAGTGTTTCTGTCACTATGGCCTTATCAGAGACTAACTAATTCAGTAGCAAATGCAAATGCTGGACATGCCCATGCCAATAAACCTTGGATTGAGGTCAATAGTAAAATAACACTCATTCAGGAAATATGAGAACAGCACCCATGAGCATATATACACATATTTAGCCATTGCCAGAGTAGCTGAGATGACAAGGCTTCCCCTGCTTAAGCAAAATCCTGAAATGGATAAGTACTGCTGACACCTCACCAAGGTTCAGGGTCTAAATTTGCAGGGTTGCGACTCAGCCGTACCATAAAACTACGGAACAAACATATTATCCGTGCTATGTTTGCATGGGCTACACCATAGCAGCCGGAAACGGGGAACGGTAGGCCGTCCCTCGATCCCGATTCATCGACCCGGAATCGGATTCGGGAACGAGGTCGGATTCGGTACGATTCGATGAAGATTCGGCGTCCCCGCAGCCTGCTCCTCGATTCAGGTTTCAGGATCCAACAGCCAAAACGTGAGGCATAATTTACTCACGATGTCGTTTCTTTTCTCAAGAACTCCTCATTCTTCCTCAAGTCCATTAATTGCAAGGGATCCATTAACAACAAGGAATGCTGACCGTCAGGGAGTCGTCGTTCTTCAAGAACTGCGTTCCTCGACCCATGATACCGTACCGGGTTCATCGTACCCAAATGGATTGGATCGCGTCCCCACTATAAAAAATTCGTCTAAGAGATGTATACCCTCGTTGTACCCTATTTTTTTCAGCCACCGACTCTCGTCCCTCGTTCCCGTTCCTTGCTCCCACCGTACCGGAAACATGGCAACTATGGGCTACACACTCTACAAGAAGGGCTTGTGGTTTTCCATTCACAGAGAACCTGTGGCAGGTGGCTTTGGAGCCTGATTTTTCTGGTTGGCTGTAGATTGGGCAGCAGAGGTCTTTATGTTCCCTTCACTCGCCATTGACTTCTTGATCTGGATCGATTGAGGTAAAAGAAAAACCAACATATCAACTCCAAATGCAATGGAAGTATCGAACGAAAGAGAATATACTAATCATACTTCAGGCACATGCAGAAAATGCAGATGGGCTGCCTTAGGTGATGTGTGCTGTTCTATAGCTAgttcattttttctttcaaatatcaTTTTATGTAGATTGAGATCCTTGGAGCTCTAAAAGTTATATTTGAGTAGATGCAATCGCAATAATATGTTTACGAATATCATATTTCCAACCAATGACAGAGGCGAGAATTATATCTATAGTTCAAGAAGTAATCATGCGTGAAATAAGGTGGACAGTTGATGTGGTGAGGATGATAAAAAAAAAGTACCAGAGTAAGCCTCTCCCTGTGAATATCGTTGACATGCTGCAGATCACCAAGAGGCAAGGAAATGTCAATATGGGTTACAAAAGAAATAACTACAAGAAGGAAGAAAGAAATATGTTTAGTTAAGAATTACCGGCTTCTTGTATAGTTTTATTTCATCCCCGGTGAAACCTGGCAAGGTGATATTCCAGCTTCTCTCTGCAATGGTGATATTAAAACACAACTGTAATTACACAACCACATTAGCACAAATATTCTAGAAAAGCCAAAATAATTAGGTACCTGCATGAAGGAGTACATCTTTGGCTTCCAAAGTAGTCGACTTTCTATGCTTTGCTAAAGAACAAGCAAATGTTCCAACCTGCTCAAAATAGTTGTCAAAAACAACATAGCTAATAAGAAATCATCCAGAATGCACAAAGGCTTGAGAAACCATGTGTATTTTTCTTAAAAAAGGAAAGCATATTCTGAAAAATAATGATCCTTGGATAAAAAAtcaccaaaagaaaaaaagaagaaagggacAAAAAACCTACAGATTCAATAAAATCTTCTGCAATGTCAATAAGAACATCTTCAACATCAGGATCCAGCCTTTCCGAAGGGTCGATCTGTGCGAACAAATTATAAGAAAGGTTGGCACTTTTACTGCTATAATGTGAAATGCACAACTACAGAAAATTAGTAAGAGAGTCAATTAATCGTTAAATCGATCAGCCCAGTGATGTTTACGATCCTACAGAGCTCATGCCGAGTAATGTAAATTCAACAAAAATATCTTGTGCAAGTATTTACAAGAGTAATTACTGTTCCACTAAAACCGTACTTAAGTTCAACCATCACTGGAATAGATTTAACACAGATCATTCTAAGCACTTAAATCAATAGCACAATTTTAGGAAGGGGGATTTGATAAAATGAAACATAGTGTGTGATAAAATGACACGCCCCATGTCAGTGACATGTAGGTTCCTTGCTTGGTCCGTGCACTATGCATGTAGACTACATAAAAGTATGTCAAAATATGGCACACTTTGTTCTTTGCTACATATGATCCAAATATGatacatttttttctttttactaCTGAGGACAAAATCTAGTTATTCTGTTTTCGATTTTACAAAAGGATAGCTGAACTTTCAAAGTGTTACCTATCATGTCTTTCTTTGTGCAACTATGCATAGGGGTAGCAAAAGATGAGGCTAAATATAAAATTGTATGAGAACAGAGAAAGCAAGCATTTCAGACAGATATGCAAAAGGAAATATTTTGGAACCAGAATAACACACTAACAAACGCCATTAATCACACCAGTggaatgagatgtatgaaaaactGAAAATATAGGATCTAAGGAAATCTGGAATTGCATAACCTTGCACCTTCTCTCACACTGCAGCTTAGGAGACACAGCATACCTGTGCAAGTAAATCATGTATACTCCTCTTGGAGAGTAGCCGATTACTGGATTCACCAGAAGCTGCATCGGCGGAAGCCATGTCCACAAGCTGCATATTAGTAGCTTGTAGTGTGGCTGGAGAATCAGGCTTCTGAGTCAATGAGACAGGAGTCCGGGCAGCTTGCTGCTGGTTTTTTAGTGTTGTATTTTGCTGATTTTGCTGTGAGGAACTTTGTGGTTGActttgctgctgttgctgttgctgctgctgttgttgttgctgctgctgtaaaacttgctgttgctgctgctgctgctgctgctgctgcaaaacttgctgttgctgctgctgcaaaacttgctgttgctgctgctgcaaaacttgctgttgctgctgctgctgatgatgcTGAGGTTGCTGCTGCTGTCCTGAAAGTGCATTCTGTTGAGAAGCTACAGGTGCAGATTGTGCAGCATGGTATGGTCTTGGTTGTGGAACTTGTGGCCTTTGCTGTGGAACTTGTGGCCTTTGTTGTGGCCTAAACGGTGAAGACATATTTGCCGGAGTTTGCTGTAAAGACGCCGCAGGGGAACCCATAGACATCGGTCTTGATAAAGAATGCATGGGGGTTTTCTGTGGGAAAATAATTCAATCAAGCACACAACATGACATGAATTGCAATAAAGAAGTTGGTGTATGCCCTCCTAATCTTATGGTACACCGTACAATATGTGGAATCATTCAAGGGGCAACAAGCCTGAATTCATCCTATACTTCTATGGATTACAAATGATTGATCAACATTTAGAAGGTATGTAAATATTCTTTCATATCTGCACCAACATTTATATGAACAAATATAATTTACATACTCACACATTTTGCATATAACCGAAACACAATAATGAAATGCTTACAGGTAAAATTAGACTACATCATTACAAGCAACAGCCTAACAGGCTTCTTACTTGTGAACCTGGCATTTGGCTACCAGATGAAGATGGTGTCGCTGATGATGGAAGACCTGGCCTTGGCTGTTGCGAACCAGATATTGCTCCTGGTCTCATCTGAGACGCATTAAGGGAACCAATCATCCCAATATTCTGGATCCCCGGGGCAGGTTGCCTAAGCTGAAAGCCATAAACATCATTAGGAACAGTTTCATAACTCAAAGGAGAAGGCAGGGTGAAAGTTAATGACAATGAAAGCACTTAGAGATATTCTGCAACCGCATAGTCGTAGACTAATCCTACCGGGATTAGGTTTCCTTCTTCCATACAAAGGACAGGTGGATAGCTATATAAAGCCATGAGGTGGTTCACTGGTCTTAGAAACCTAATAAATCCAAGATCTCATTCTAAACAAGGTGGAACCAACTGGGGGTTCAAGAGAAGATTAAAGTGTCGTGTATATAGGACAAGAAACAGAGGGTCCTAAAAGTTGGCCATGGTTGAGAGAGTGACAATCCATTGTGCGCTTGAGGTTGCGTTTAACAGATTAGTACTAGCTTCGCTATAGCTAGGAACATCAAGAAAGTGcagctaaggccttgtacaatgcaatgtgcttaggagaggtgcttggagaaataaaccaggctttccttaagcaccggtgcttatttgtacagggtagacgcttaattaggcgtctctcctgtagaaataggcaccggtgcttcagaaaaacccaggttatttttctaagcacctagcATTGTTCAGGGCCTAATCACAACTAATGGCTTCCTTGAGAGAGAGAAAATATGCTACATGAGTTCAGTTTTGGCCTCAATTGGAAGAGAACTCCATTGAGCTTATTAACCAGGATTATAAAGAACCGAGTTCAAGAATGAGACGCAGACCTGTGGAGTGGGCAGCGGGGCCTGGTCGGGGCCGCGATGCATAGGGCTGAACTGatgggcgagcggcggcggcggcacgaaccCCGTATAGCCCATGGGCGTCTGCGTCCCACGCGGGTGCGCAGGCAATCCAATCGCAACCCCTCCCCTTGCCATTGCAGAAGCCGCGGAGGAGGCCCCTGctgtggcggcagaggaggaggaggacatcgTGATGGGAGAGGCTAGGTGGGTGTACGGCGGCCTCATGCGAGGCGCCGGCGGCCGCGCGGTGGCGGGGATCGGAGTTGGGGGCTCTAGGGTTTGGGCGGGGGCGGGCGCTGGTGCTGGGGCGGGGGCGGGAGCGGGAGCAGGGGCAGGAGCGGGCGTGGACTCGGAGGTGGGTGGCGCGGCGGTGGAAATGGGCGGCGCGGGattgggcggcggcgcggcaggggGAGCCGCAGCCGCTGTTGAGGGGGGCGGCGCCGCCGCGTCCGGCTGCGTGGGGGGAGGCGCGTCCATGGTGACAGGCGTTCGATGAATTGCCCGTTACGCTTCAAGGGGCCTTGATAATAAAGGACGGATAAATGCACAAGTATCAAGGACCTGTGTGCAAAAACTCTTTTTTCTAACAAACAAAGAGGGTTTTTTCCGGAAAAAACTTCCGATCCatttatcttcaatcatggcagtgaAACGaaaactagaaataataaaaattacatccagatccatagaccactTAGCGACagttacaagcactgaagcgagccgaaggcacgccgccgTCATGGCCCCTCCCTTactgtagtagacagtcgggaaatcgtcgtgctaaggccccataagaCCAACACACCAGAACATCACCCTCCGCAGGATGAATAATAGCACAGATCAAAATGAACAAACCTGAAGACACATGAATGTAGACGAACGACGACCGGATCCGACCAGATCCATCAGAGACATACCTCCACATGCCCACCGGagatgctagacgcaccactggGATGGAAGCTAAGCGGGGAAaaactttattccatcttcagggagccgtcaTCGTCCCACCTTCCTGAGCAGGgcacaaactctaacaaaactcaaAGAAACGTCTGAAAACGGAGCCCTCCTGCCGGCAAAGGCCGGGATCCACCACGCCTCCATGGACCTAAGACTACCGGAGACGTGGCAGACCGGCGGCGCCGCCAACAGGAGACAAAGGAACCCTAACTTTTCTTGGGACAGTAGAAACCAACTACATGATCCCTAAAGAGAAGAGAAAGGTATAAAATGAAAGTTTGTTCAACGCATAGGAGGTAACAAACAGAGTCTCGAAGGACCCTCTGATCAAAGCGAAAGCACATATCATCTTACAACATGAAACAAAAAAATGACAACCAAGTGTCTGCACTTTATGAAAATGACCCAAAACAAAGATACATCGGGTCCAAAACACCCCTCTTGCAGGACCAACTTCATCGGCGCCGAGATGCAACCATTTGCTCTAGCGAAGCCTCCATAGTTGCACGGCATGAGCTATGATTGAAGGATATGCCTTCCATGTGGCATCGTGTTTGAGAAGGAAGAAAATTAACCACCCTTCAACCAAAACAAATCGACTAACACGTCGAAACAAATCAAACACTCACCTCCACATGGGCGCATACGGTAATCCGAAGCTTTGTCCCCAACAACACCACCTCGCATCTTGATCTTCCTACAAAAACAAGGCGAGCCGAAGAACTTCTTCCTACAACACAGGGACCGACCAAGCCAAAGCCAGTCGCACAGATACGACGCAATAACAAGGCAAGGAGCGCTTGGAATTGATCTGACACATCTCCCCCTACCATCACCTCTACAACTAGACAACAACATCTCACTAACTGCCACCAATTTGTGATATCAATGATGTGAGCTTATTGAGGGGGATATTGCTAGATCCGGCGTCTTTTGCTTTCCTCCACCATGGGGGCCAGGAAGAAGACGACTGACATTCCAACAACATATCGCTAAAACACGAAATAAAAGTCAAGACCAACTAAGGCTACTACTACCTTAATCTGCACAAGGAGGACCCAAAAACCTCCCCCTAGCCATCACCGGA from Triticum aestivum cultivar Chinese Spring chromosome 3B, IWGSC CS RefSeq v2.1, whole genome shotgun sequence includes these protein-coding regions:
- the LOC123071484 gene encoding transcription initiation factor TFIID subunit 12 yields the protein MDAPPPTQPDAAAPPPSTAAAAPPAAPPPNPAPPISTAAPPTSESTPAPAPAPAPAPAPAPAPAPAQTLEPPTPIPATARPPAPRMRPPYTHLASPITMSSSSSAATAGASSAASAMARGGVAIGLPAHPRGTQTPMGYTGFVPPPPLAHQFSPMHRGPDQAPLPTPQLRQPAPGIQNIGMIGSLNASQMRPGAISGSQQPRPGLPSSATPSSSGSQMPGSQKTPMHSLSRPMSMGSPAASLQQTPANMSSPFRPQQRPQVPQQRPQVPQPRPYHAAQSAPVASQQNALSGQQQQPQHHQQQQQQQVLQQQQQQVLQQQQQQVLQQQQQQQQQQQVLQQQQQQQQQQQQQQQSQPQSSSQQNQQNTTLKNQQQAARTPVSLTQKPDSPATLQATNMQLVDMASADAASGESSNRLLSKRSIHDLLAQIDPSERLDPDVEDVLIDIAEDFIESVGTFACSLAKHRKSTTLEAKDVLLHAERSWNITLPGFTGDEIKLYKKPHVNDIHRERLTLIKKSMASEGNIKTSAAQSTANQKNQAPKPPATGSL